From Pseudomonas alcaligenes, a single genomic window includes:
- the rpmG gene encoding 50S ribosomal protein L33 → MRELIRLVSSAGTGHFYTTDKNKRTTPDKIEIKKYDPVVRKHVAYKEAKIK, encoded by the coding sequence ATGCGTGAACTGATCCGTTTGGTGTCCAGCGCCGGTACCGGCCACTTCTACACCACCGACAAGAACAAGCGCACCACTCCGGACAAGATCGAGATCAAGAAATACGATCCGGTCGTCCGTAAGCACGTGGCGTACAAGGAAGCCAAGATCAAGTAA
- a CDS encoding YkgJ family cysteine cluster protein, with protein MSCINRKIDHLRRQIPGFACVPGCHDCCGPVTASSEELARLSVKSEAEHDAALAEYNCVHLGPQGCTVYDQRPLICRLFGTTPNLPCPRGQGPEVPIEPAVERQVHQLIASTRQRLV; from the coding sequence ATGAGCTGCATCAACCGCAAGATCGATCACCTGCGCCGACAGATTCCCGGTTTTGCCTGCGTGCCGGGCTGCCACGATTGCTGTGGCCCGGTCACCGCTTCATCCGAAGAGCTGGCACGCCTGTCGGTGAAGAGCGAGGCCGAACACGATGCCGCGCTGGCCGAGTACAACTGTGTGCACCTCGGCCCCCAGGGCTGCACGGTGTACGACCAGCGCCCGCTGATCTGCCGCCTGTTCGGCACCACGCCGAACCTGCCGTGCCCGCGCGGGCAGGGGCCGGAAGTGCCGATCGAGCCGGCGGTCGAGCGGCAAGTCCATCAGCTGATCGCCAGCACCCGCCAGCGTCTGGTCTGA
- a CDS encoding aldehyde dehydrogenase — translation MTTLTRADWEQRAKSLQIEGRAFIHGEYTEAAAADTFECISPVDGRLLGLVASCDAADAELAVKDARATFESGVWSRLAPVKRKEIMIRFADLIDAHAEELALLETLDMGKPISDSLNVDVPAASRAIRWSGEAIDKIYDEVAATAHDELGLVTREPIGVVAAIVPWNFPLLMTCWKLGPALATGNSIILKPSEKSPLTGIRIAQLAIEAGIPAGVFNVLPGFGHTVGKALALHMDVDTLVFTGSTKIAKQLMVYAGESNMKRVWLEAGGKSPNIVFADAPDLQAAAEGAAGAIAFNQGEVCTAGSRLLVENSIKDKFVPLVVEAIKAWKPGNPLDPATNVGALVDTTQMNNVLAYIQAGHDDGAKLVAGGKRVLEETGGTYVEPTIFDGVNNAMRIAKEEIFGPVLSVIGFDSTEQAVAIANDSIYGLAAGVWTSNLSKAHLVAKALRAGSVWINQYDMGDMTAPFGGFKQSGNGRDKSLHAFDKYTELKATWIKL, via the coding sequence ATGACTACCCTGACTCGTGCCGACTGGGAACAGCGCGCCAAGAGCCTGCAGATCGAAGGCCGCGCCTTCATCCACGGCGAATACACCGAGGCGGCTGCCGCTGACACCTTCGAGTGCATCAGCCCGGTCGATGGTCGCCTGCTCGGCCTGGTGGCCAGCTGCGACGCGGCCGATGCCGAGCTGGCAGTCAAGGATGCCCGTGCCACCTTCGAGTCCGGCGTGTGGTCGCGCCTGGCGCCGGTCAAGCGCAAGGAGATCATGATCCGCTTCGCCGACCTGATCGACGCCCACGCCGAGGAACTGGCCCTGCTGGAAACTCTGGACATGGGCAAGCCGATCAGCGACTCGCTGAACGTCGACGTGCCGGCTGCCTCGCGCGCCATCCGTTGGAGCGGCGAAGCGATCGACAAGATCTACGACGAAGTGGCTGCCACCGCCCATGACGAGTTGGGTCTGGTCACTCGCGAGCCGATCGGCGTGGTCGCCGCCATCGTGCCGTGGAACTTCCCGCTGCTGATGACCTGCTGGAAGCTCGGCCCGGCGCTGGCTACCGGTAACTCGATCATCCTCAAGCCGTCCGAGAAGTCGCCGCTGACCGGTATCCGTATCGCCCAGCTGGCCATCGAAGCCGGTATCCCGGCTGGCGTGTTCAACGTGCTGCCGGGCTTCGGCCACACCGTGGGCAAGGCCCTGGCCCTGCACATGGACGTCGACACCCTGGTGTTCACCGGTTCGACCAAGATCGCCAAGCAGCTGATGGTTTACGCCGGCGAGTCGAACATGAAGCGCGTCTGGCTGGAAGCCGGCGGCAAGAGCCCGAACATCGTGTTCGCCGACGCCCCGGATCTGCAGGCTGCTGCCGAAGGTGCCGCCGGCGCCATCGCCTTCAACCAGGGCGAAGTCTGCACCGCCGGCTCGCGCCTGCTGGTGGAGAACTCGATCAAGGACAAGTTCGTGCCGCTGGTGGTCGAGGCGATCAAGGCCTGGAAACCGGGCAACCCGCTGGATCCGGCGACCAACGTCGGCGCCCTGGTCGATACCACCCAGATGAACAACGTGCTGGCCTACATCCAGGCCGGCCATGACGACGGCGCCAAGCTGGTCGCCGGCGGCAAGCGCGTGCTGGAAGAAACCGGCGGCACCTACGTCGAGCCGACCATCTTCGACGGCGTGAACAACGCCATGCGCATTGCCAAGGAAGAGATCTTCGGCCCGGTTCTGTCGGTAATCGGTTTCGACAGCACCGAGCAGGCCGTGGCCATCGCCAACGACAGCATCTACGGTCTGGCCGCTGGCGTGTGGACCAGCAACCTGTCCAAGGCCCACCTGGTTGCCAAGGCCCTGCGTGCCGGCAGCGTGTGGATCAACCAGTACGACATGGGCGACATGACCGCGCCGTTCGGCGGCTTCAAGCAGTCCGGCAACGGCCGCGACAAGTCGCTGCATGCCTTCGACAAGTACACCGAGCTGAAGGCCACCTGGATCAAGCTGTAA
- the rpmB gene encoding 50S ribosomal protein L28, which produces MSRVCQVTGKGPVTGNNISHANNKTRRRFLPNLQHHRFWVESEKRFVRLRVSAKGMRIIDKRGIDVVLSELRARGEKV; this is translated from the coding sequence ATGTCGAGAGTCTGTCAAGTTACCGGTAAGGGTCCGGTAACCGGGAACAATATTTCCCACGCGAACAACAAAACCCGTCGTCGTTTCCTGCCGAACCTGCAGCATCACCGCTTCTGGGTCGAGTCCGAAAAGCGTTTCGTGCGTCTGCGCGTTTCCGCCAAGGGCATGCGCATCATCGACAAGCGTGGTATTGATGTAGTTCTGTCCGAGCTGCGCGCTCGCGGCGAAAAGGTTTAA
- a CDS encoding MFS transporter — protein sequence MRWGTYFAVTAAVIIVGLALGVTLPLVSLRLEGWGYGPFAIGVMAAMPAVGVLLGARLTGRLAGLFGTPRSLRLCLLASAVSVGLLALLPSYPLWLLLRLLIGISLTVVFVLGESWINQLVEDRLRGRLVALYGTGFALSQLSGPLLLSLIGSDGDLGFWISVGLLVCGSLVLLGHTGAPRVDAHSAAGRGLTTFCRQLPAIAWAVVLFAAFESMVLTLLPVYLLREGFAQATALLMASVVVVGDALLQLPIGLLADRVSRALLFRACGVILLLSSLAIPFLLHTALIWPLLVLFGASAGGLYTLALILVGQFYRDDALVRANAHIALLWGAGCLLGPLSTGAASQWLSGHALPVLMALGALLFVWLAWRRGAFAAPRERVPA from the coding sequence ATGCGTTGGGGAACCTATTTCGCCGTCACCGCAGCGGTGATCATCGTCGGCCTGGCGCTGGGGGTGACCCTGCCGCTGGTGTCGCTGCGCCTGGAGGGCTGGGGCTACGGGCCGTTCGCCATCGGCGTGATGGCCGCCATGCCCGCCGTCGGCGTGCTGCTCGGGGCGCGCCTGACCGGGCGCCTGGCCGGGCTGTTCGGCACGCCGCGCAGCCTGCGCCTGTGCCTGCTGGCCAGTGCAGTTTCGGTGGGCCTGCTGGCGCTGCTGCCGAGCTATCCGCTGTGGCTGCTGCTGCGCCTGTTGATCGGCATTTCCCTGACCGTGGTATTCGTGCTCGGCGAGAGCTGGATCAACCAACTGGTCGAGGATCGTCTGCGTGGGCGTCTGGTGGCGCTGTACGGCACCGGTTTCGCCTTGAGCCAGCTGTCTGGGCCGCTGCTGCTGAGTCTGATCGGCAGCGACGGCGACCTGGGTTTCTGGATCTCGGTCGGCCTGTTGGTGTGCGGCAGCCTGGTGCTGCTGGGCCACACCGGGGCGCCGCGGGTCGATGCGCACAGCGCCGCCGGGCGCGGCCTCACCACGTTCTGCCGGCAGCTGCCGGCAATTGCCTGGGCGGTGGTGCTGTTCGCTGCGTTCGAGTCGATGGTGCTGACCCTGCTGCCGGTGTACCTGCTGCGCGAAGGCTTCGCCCAGGCAACCGCGCTGCTGATGGCCAGTGTGGTGGTGGTCGGCGATGCCCTGCTGCAGCTGCCGATCGGCCTGCTCGCCGATCGCGTATCGCGCGCCCTGCTGTTCCGCGCCTGTGGCGTGATCCTGCTGCTGTCCAGCCTGGCGATTCCGTTCCTGCTGCACACGGCGCTGATCTGGCCGCTGCTGGTGCTGTTCGGTGCGTCGGCCGGCGGGCTCTACACCCTGGCGCTGATCCTGGTCGGGCAGTTCTACCGTGACGATGCGCTGGTGCGCGCCAATGCCCATATCGCCTTGCTGTGGGGCGCCGGTTGCCTGCTCGGGCCGCTGTCCACCGGGGCTGCCAGCCAGTGGCTGAGTGGCCACGCGCTGCCCGTGTTGATGGCGCTGGGGGCGCTGCTGTTCGTCTGGCTGGCCTGGCGCCGCGGTGCCTTTGCCGCACCGCGGGAGCGGGTGCCAGCCTGA
- the dadA gene encoding D-amino acid dehydrogenase, with the protein MRVLVLGSGVIGTASAYYLARAGFEVVVVDRQNGPALETSFANAGQVSPGYASPWAAPGVPLKAIKWLLQRHAPLAIKATADVDQYLWMAQMLRNCTAARYAVNKERMVRLSEYSRDCLDELRAETGIAYEGRQLGTTQLFRTQAQLDNAAKDIAVLEASGVPYEVLDRAGIARVEPALANVTDKLAGALRLPNDQTGDCQMFTTKLADMAKALGVEFRFGCNIERLDHAGDRINGVWIDGKLETADRYVLALGSYSPQLLKPLGVRAPVYPLKGYSLTVPITNAAMAPASTILDETYKVAITRFDNRIRVGGMAEIAGFDLSLNPRRRETLEMITSDLYPEGGDLARAEFWTGLRPTTPDGTPIVGATAFRNLFLNTGHGTLGWTMACGSGRFLADLMAKKRPQISPEGLDISRYGNTKETHKHAHPAPAH; encoded by the coding sequence ATGCGTGTTCTGGTTCTTGGCAGTGGTGTGATCGGTACCGCCAGCGCCTACTATCTGGCCCGTGCCGGATTCGAGGTGGTGGTGGTCGACCGCCAGAATGGCCCGGCCCTGGAAACCAGCTTCGCCAACGCCGGCCAGGTTTCCCCTGGCTACGCCTCGCCCTGGGCCGCGCCGGGCGTACCGCTGAAGGCCATCAAGTGGCTGCTGCAGCGCCATGCGCCGCTGGCGATCAAGGCCACCGCCGATGTCGACCAGTACCTGTGGATGGCGCAGATGCTGCGCAACTGCACTGCCGCCCGCTACGCGGTGAACAAGGAACGCATGGTGCGCCTGTCCGAGTACAGCCGCGACTGCCTCGACGAGCTGCGCGCCGAAACCGGCATCGCCTACGAAGGCCGCCAGCTCGGTACCACCCAGCTGTTCCGCACCCAGGCCCAGCTCGACAACGCGGCCAAGGACATCGCCGTGCTGGAAGCTTCCGGCGTGCCCTATGAGGTGCTCGACCGCGCCGGCATCGCCCGCGTCGAACCGGCCCTGGCCAATGTCACCGACAAGCTGGCCGGCGCCCTGCGCCTGCCCAACGACCAGACCGGCGACTGCCAGATGTTCACCACCAAGCTGGCGGATATGGCCAAGGCCCTGGGCGTGGAGTTCCGCTTCGGCTGCAACATCGAGCGCCTCGACCATGCCGGCGACCGCATCAACGGCGTGTGGATCGACGGCAAGCTGGAAACCGCCGACCGCTATGTGCTGGCGCTCGGCAGCTACAGCCCGCAACTGCTCAAGCCGCTGGGCGTGCGTGCGCCGGTGTACCCGCTCAAGGGCTACTCGCTGACCGTGCCGATCACCAATGCGGCGATGGCGCCGGCCTCGACCATTCTCGACGAGACCTACAAGGTCGCCATCACCCGTTTCGACAACCGCATCCGCGTCGGCGGCATGGCCGAGATCGCCGGTTTCGACCTGAGCCTCAACCCGCGCCGCCGCGAAACCCTGGAAATGATCACCAGTGATCTGTACCCCGAGGGTGGCGATCTGGCCCGGGCCGAGTTCTGGACCGGCCTGCGTCCGACCACTCCGGACGGCACGCCGATCGTGGGCGCCACCGCTTTCCGCAACCTGTTCCTCAACACCGGACACGGTACCCTTGGCTGGACCATGGCCTGCGGCTCCGGTCGCTTCCTCGCCGACCTGATGGCCAAGAAGCGCCCGCAGATCAGCCCGGAAGGCCTGGATATTTCCCGCTACGGCAACACCAAGGAGACCCACAAGCATGCCCATCCAGCGCCTGCGCATTGA
- a CDS encoding cupin domain-containing protein, translated as MKTEQIVDFASASTAPEHYRPAAEKILKGDPEQSVRNHYSSPCSQFHAGIWEGAIGHWTVNYTEHEYCEILQGVSVLRDQDGSAKTVRAGDRFVIPAGFSGTWEVLEPCRKVYVMFEQK; from the coding sequence ATGAAAACCGAACAGATCGTCGACTTCGCCAGCGCCAGCACCGCCCCCGAGCATTACCGCCCCGCCGCCGAGAAGATTCTCAAGGGCGACCCCGAGCAGAGCGTGCGCAACCACTACAGCAGCCCGTGCAGCCAGTTCCATGCCGGCATCTGGGAAGGCGCGATCGGCCACTGGACGGTCAACTACACCGAACACGAGTACTGCGAGATCCTCCAGGGCGTGTCGGTACTGCGCGACCAGGACGGCAGCGCCAAGACCGTGCGCGCCGGCGACCGCTTCGTCATCCCGGCCGGCTTCTCCGGCACCTGGGAAGTACTGGAGCCGTGCCGCAAGGTCTACGTGATGTTCGAGCAGAAATGA
- a CDS encoding FAD-binding oxidoreductase produces MNARVHQPHQSAVHSDQHASSYYAATANQQLAYPPLAGEELADVCIVGGGFSGLNTAIELAQKGFSVVLLEAHQVGWGASGRNGGQLIRGVGHGVEQFASVIGQDGVRNLKLMGLEAVEIVRRRVEQYNINCDLTWGYCDLANKPAHLDDFAEDKAELESLGYRHELRLLQPDQMHQVVGSERYAGGMIDMGSGHLHPLNLALGEAAAAASLGVKLFEHSAVTRIDYGSEVKVHTAQGSVRAKTLVLACNAYLNGLNSKLGGKVLPAGSYVIATEPLSPAQARNLIPQNMALCDQRVTVDYFRLSADNRLLFGGACHYSGRDPADIAAYMRPKMLQVFPHLKDVKIDYQWGGMIGIGANRLPQIGRLKEQPNVFYAQAYAGHGVNATHLAGKLLAEAISGQQGGGFELFNQVPHMTFPGGKHLRSPLLALGMAWYRLKEAVGLV; encoded by the coding sequence ATGAACGCCCGCGTTCACCAGCCACACCAGTCCGCCGTGCATAGCGACCAGCACGCATCCTCCTACTACGCCGCCACTGCCAACCAGCAGCTGGCCTATCCGCCGCTGGCGGGTGAGGAGCTGGCTGATGTGTGCATTGTCGGTGGCGGGTTTTCCGGTCTCAACACCGCCATCGAGCTGGCCCAGAAGGGCTTCTCGGTGGTGCTGCTGGAGGCCCATCAGGTCGGCTGGGGCGCCAGCGGGCGCAACGGCGGCCAGCTGATCCGCGGTGTCGGCCACGGCGTCGAACAGTTCGCCTCGGTGATCGGCCAGGACGGCGTGCGCAACCTCAAGCTGATGGGCCTGGAAGCGGTGGAAATCGTCCGCCGCCGGGTCGAGCAGTACAACATCAACTGCGACCTGACCTGGGGTTACTGTGACCTGGCCAACAAGCCGGCGCACCTGGACGACTTCGCCGAAGACAAGGCCGAGCTGGAAAGCCTCGGCTACCGCCACGAGCTGCGCCTGCTGCAGCCGGATCAGATGCACCAGGTGGTCGGCTCCGAGCGCTACGCCGGCGGCATGATCGACATGGGCTCCGGCCACCTGCACCCGCTCAACCTGGCCCTCGGCGAAGCCGCCGCTGCGGCCTCGCTCGGCGTCAAGCTGTTCGAACACTCGGCAGTGACCCGCATCGACTACGGCAGCGAAGTGAAAGTCCACACCGCCCAGGGCAGCGTGCGCGCCAAGACCCTGGTGCTGGCCTGCAACGCCTACCTCAACGGCCTCAACAGCAAGCTCGGCGGCAAAGTACTGCCGGCCGGCAGCTACGTGATCGCCACCGAGCCGCTGTCGCCGGCCCAGGCACGCAACTTGATTCCGCAGAACATGGCCCTGTGCGACCAGCGGGTAACGGTGGACTACTTCCGCCTGTCCGCCGACAACCGCCTGCTGTTCGGCGGTGCCTGCCACTACTCGGGCCGCGACCCGGCGGATATCGCCGCCTACATGCGGCCGAAGATGCTGCAGGTGTTCCCGCACCTGAAAGACGTGAAGATCGACTACCAGTGGGGCGGCATGATCGGCATCGGCGCCAACCGTCTGCCACAGATCGGCCGCCTCAAGGAGCAGCCCAACGTGTTCTACGCCCAGGCCTATGCCGGCCACGGCGTCAACGCCACCCACCTGGCCGGCAAGCTGCTGGCCGAGGCCATCAGCGGCCAGCAGGGTGGCGGCTTCGAGCTGTTCAACCAGGTGCCGCACATGACCTTCCCCGGCGGCAAGCATCTGCGTTCGCCACTGCTGGCACTGGGCATGGCCTGGTACCGCCTAAAGGAAGCCGTCGGCCTGGTCTGA
- the dadR gene encoding transcriptional regulator DadR: MRTQHQSRRELDKIDRNILRILQEDGRISFTELGERVGLSTTPCTERVRRLEREGIIMGYHARLNPQQLKASLLVFVEISLDYKSGDTFEDFRRAVLKLPHVLECHLVSGDFDYLVKARINEMASYRKLLGDILLKLPHVRESKSYIVMEEVKESLSLPVPE, from the coding sequence ATGCGCACCCAGCACCAGAGCCGCCGCGAACTGGACAAGATCGACCGCAACATCCTGCGCATCCTCCAGGAGGACGGGCGCATCAGCTTCACCGAGCTGGGCGAGCGGGTCGGCCTGTCCACCACGCCCTGCACCGAGCGGGTGCGGCGCCTGGAGCGCGAAGGCATCATCATGGGCTACCACGCCCGCCTCAATCCGCAGCAGCTCAAGGCCAGCCTGCTGGTGTTCGTCGAGATCAGCCTGGACTACAAGTCCGGCGACACCTTCGAGGACTTCCGCCGCGCCGTGCTCAAGCTGCCCCACGTGCTGGAATGCCACCTGGTCAGCGGCGACTTCGACTACCTGGTGAAGGCACGGATCAACGAGATGGCCAGCTACCGCAAGCTGCTCGGCGACATCCTGCTCAAGCTGCCGCACGTGCGCGAATCGAAGTCCTACATCGTCATGGAAGAGGTGAAGGAGAGCCTGAGCCTGCCGGTGCCGGAATGA